A window of the Tistrella bauzanensis genome harbors these coding sequences:
- a CDS encoding ArsR/SmtB family transcription factor produces the protein MTTNIAAPGNIASGQIIAEVAALIGDVARANILAALMDGRALTAGELAVHAGVTPQTTSGHLGKLDRAGLLVCLRQGRHRYYRLASPAVAEVIEALMAVAAAGPARHRPVGPRDDALRAARSCYDHIAGRLGVGLADALDAGGLVQVSDGSGALTDRGRVFFDQIGLPLDDTTSRRPLCRTCLDWSERRHHLGGRIGTALLTHALAHGWVRRSAEGRMLTVTPAGRLDFARVFGVDDTALRPPQRP, from the coding sequence ATGACCACAAACATCGCAGCGCCGGGCAATATCGCATCGGGCCAGATCATCGCCGAGGTCGCGGCCCTGATCGGCGATGTCGCCCGCGCCAACATTCTGGCAGCACTGATGGATGGCCGCGCGCTCACCGCGGGCGAGCTTGCAGTCCATGCGGGCGTCACGCCGCAGACCACCAGCGGCCATCTGGGCAAGCTGGACCGGGCCGGGCTGCTGGTCTGCCTGCGCCAGGGACGCCATCGCTATTACCGGCTGGCCTCCCCTGCCGTTGCCGAGGTGATCGAGGCATTGATGGCTGTCGCCGCGGCCGGCCCGGCCCGGCACCGGCCGGTGGGCCCGCGCGACGATGCCCTGCGCGCCGCCCGCAGTTGTTACGATCACATTGCCGGCCGGCTGGGCGTGGGGCTGGCGGACGCGCTGGATGCCGGCGGGCTGGTTCAGGTCAGCGACGGCTCCGGTGCGCTCACCGATCGGGGCCGGGTGTTCTTCGACCAGATCGGCCTGCCGCTGGACGATACCACCAGCCGCCGCCCCCTCTGCCGCACCTGTCTGGACTGGAGCGAGCGCCGCCATCATCTGGGCGGGCGGATCGGAACGGCCCTGCTGACCCATGCCCTGGCCCACGGCTGGGTGCGGCGCAGTGCCGAAGGCCGCATGCTGACCGTCACACCGGCCGGCCGGCTCGATTTCGCCCGGGTGTTCGGGGTCGACGATACGGCGCTCCGCCCGCCACAGCGTCCTTGA